The sequence GCGGTGACGACCGGCGACATCGTCTTCACCAGTCCGCGCAGTGCGGCGCTCCCGTTCCACATCACCTATCAACAGGGTGCCGACTTCGGCGTGCAGAACGGCACCGCCGTCATCGTCGGTGGCCAGTGGAAGGTCAGCCGGCAGACCTACTGCACCGTGATGGGCTGGGCCGGCGCCACCTGCCCGGCCCCGTGACGCCCCGCCAGGCGTGAGTTGACCGGCGGCGGCCCTCCGGGGTCGCCGCCGGGACGGCGCAAGAAAAAGCGGCGCGACCGTGTGGAACGGTCGCGCCGCCGAATCCCGCATGGGTAGGGCCGCCGTTCGGGCGGCCCTACCCATGCGAGCGGGATTTCCTAGCTGGAGAGCTTCCAGGGACCGTTGGGGTCGCCTGGTGCCTGGTTGCGGGTCCACCACTGGGCGACGTACTTCTTGCCCTGGTATTCGGCGACGTCACCGGTGTTGAAGACGCGTGACGCCGTCCACAGCGCGATGCCGTCGGGCGCGGTCGCGATCTGCTCCCACGGTCCGTTGGGGTCGCCAGGCGTCTGGTTCTGCGTCCACCACATCGCCTGCCAGGTCGAGCCGTTGTAGGTCACCGTGTCGGGGGCGTTGTAGACCTTCGAGGCGCTCCAGGCGGCCGGGAGCGGCGTCGCGGGGAGCGTCAGGCCGACGACGACCGGGTCATGGTCGGAGGCTGCGAACGGATCCGTGCCGTTGAACAGCTGCGTCGCGTTGTAGTTGTAGCGGCTGTACGCGAAGGCCACGGCCTCCTGGGCGTTGATCTGCCACACGTCCGCGCCGGTCACCATCGACAGTGCGGCCGGGTTGGCGAGCACGTGGTCCAGTGAGCCCTCGAGGCTGTTGTACGAGTAGGTCTGCTCCGCCGGGTCGAGCGTGCTGCCCAGGTCGACGTAGCCGGCGCCGTACAGCACCTGCATCGGGTCCTCACCCGTGTAGGCGTTGAAGTCGCCGAGCAGGAAGATCCGGTTCGTGCCGAGGCCCGCCGCCGTCTGCGTGGCGAACGCGCTCAGGTCGGTCACCTGGTGCACGCGGGTGGCGTTGAAAGCGCCCTGGTCGACCGCCGGGGACGAGGTGTCCTCCGCGTCGCCGGGGTAGAGGCCGGTCGCGTCGGCGCCCTTCGACTTCAGGTGGTTGGCCACCACGAGGAACGCGTCCTTGTCGGTGGCGCCGGCCTTCTTGAAGCCCTGCGCGAGCGGCTCCCTGGCGATCGAGAAGGGCTGGCCGTCCGCCGAGTCGCCGGTGAGCACCTTGGCGGCCCCGACCAGGGACACCGCGGCGGGCTTGTAGATGAAGGCGGTCCGGATGACGTCCTGCTGCGCCAGCGGAGGCAGCTGGTCGTCGGGCGGCGACGGGACGAACTCCCACACGTTCGAGCCCGCGGCGGCGTTGAGCGCGCCGACCAGGCCGGCCAGCGTGGTGTCCCGCGGCTCGCCGAACTTGCTGGAGTTCTCCACCTCCTCCAGCGAGACGATGCTCGCCCCGAGCCGGTTGATGCCGGTGACGATCTTCGACTGCTGGCGGGCGAAGCTGGCGTCGTTGGCGGCGCCGCGCGGGCCGGGGCTGCCGTCCGTGCCGGTGCAGGTGTTGACGCCGATCCGGTTGCCCTGCCGGTCCGTGTAGTAGGTGCAGGTGCCGAGACCCATCGAGACGTACTGCTCGCCGGTCATCGAGAAGTAGTTCTCGACGTTGAAGGTCGCCAGCCGGGCGCCGCCGCCGACGTTCGCCGGCTGCGCGTTCCCGGTCCGGGTGTCGCTGAAGGTCGCCACGGCGGCACCGTCGTCGGTGACCTGGGCCGTCGGCTGGAGGTTCCACAGCGAGAACCGGTAGTCCAGGACCAGCGGCTTGTGGAAGGTGACCTTCGCGCCGACGCTGACCGGGTTGGTCGGGGTGAGCCAGGGCAGCGGCGTGTTCGCGTTGGCGCCGGTCGAGTAGTTCACGCTCGACCCGTCGTCCAGGGTGATCATCCGGGCCGCGTTGTCGGCGGCGGCGGACTGGGCCGCGGGGCTGCCGGCGGTGCCGACGT is a genomic window of Pseudofrankia inefficax containing:
- a CDS encoding ExeM/NucH family extracellular endonuclease, encoding MLSAGIGSVSLAAPALANPGATGLVISEAYLNGGSSGASYLNKFVELFNPTASPVALTGDTLQYRAPTSTVTPSGAQVFALSGTVAAHGHFLIQLPSNNATTNPGAPLPTPDLSTGGSINPGAGGGTLFLAASTAGVLPTDASVLDKIGWGTSNSPEGTAPTGNSVVLSYQRDAAGTDTDNNAADFSVAAPTPQNAASDGGATGGGTVTVASPGTLNATVGTAIAPVTLAASGGTAPYTWTATGLPAGLAISTAGVLSGTPTAAGTASVTATATDSTAATGSVSFTVQVVDAAPTVTPIAAIQGTNTDTSPLAGQTVTTEGVVTAAYPTGGFNGFFLETGGAGGTAAQDATPGTSDAVFVFGSVSAGQVTVGESVRVTGKVSEFQGETEIGSPTVTQLDTPLPAVVPDQLAWSDLSTDAQKEAHEGELIAPQGDFTVSDNYDANWYGSFTLAAGDTPLRQPTDVGTAGSPAAQSAAADNAARMITLDDGSSVNYSTGANANTPLPWLTPTNPVSVGAKVTFHKPLVLDYRFSLWNLQPTAQVTDDGAAVATFSDTRTGNAQPANVGGGARLATFNVENYFSMTGEQYVSMGLGTCTYYTDRQGNRIGVNTCTGTDGSPGPRGAANDASFARQQSKIVTGINRLGASIVSLEEVENSSKFGEPRDTTLAGLVGALNAAAGSNVWEFVPSPPDDQLPPLAQQDVIRTAFIYKPAAVSLVGAAKVLTGDSADGQPFSIAREPLAQGFKKAGATDKDAFLVVANHLKSKGADATGLYPGDAEDTSSPAVDQGAFNATRVHQVTDLSAFATQTAAGLGTNRIFLLGDFNAYTGEDPMQVLYGAGYVDLGSTLDPAEQTYSYNSLEGSLDHVLANPAALSMVTGADVWQINAQEAVAFAYSRYNYNATQLFNGTDPFAASDHDPVVVGLTLPATPLPAAWSASKVYNAPDTVTYNGSTWQAMWWTQNQTPGDPNGPWEQIATAPDGIALWTASRVFNTGDVAEYQGKKYVAQWWTRNQAPGDPNGPWKLSS